In Pelmatolapia mariae isolate MD_Pm_ZW linkage group LG2, Pm_UMD_F_2, whole genome shotgun sequence, one DNA window encodes the following:
- the glra4a gene encoding glycine receptor, alpha 4a isoform X2: MLPQVIRILYVLSFCFFQGVFIRLSSCKEEIKHPSRQELSPSDFLDKLMGKTSGYDARIRPNFKGPPVNVTCNIFINSFGSITETTMDYRLNVFLRQKWNDPRLAYSEYPDDSLDLDPSMLDSIWKPDLFFANEKGANFHEVTTDNKLLRIFQDGSVLYSIRLTLTLSCPMDLKNFPMDIQTCTMQLESFGYTMNDLIFEWLSDNPVQVADDLTLPQFVLKEEKDLGYCTKHYNTGQFTCIEVKFHLERQMGYYLIQMYIPSLLIVILSWVSFWINMDAAPARVGLGITTVLTMTTQSSGSRASLPKVSYVKAIDIWMAVCLLFVFAALLEYAAVNFVSRQHKEFIRLRKKQRQQRIEEELVRESRGFYFRGYGLGHCLQTKDGTAVEGASVFTPPPPPITMFDGEVLHKRFVDRAKRIDTISRAVFPLSFLIFNIFYWVTYKVLRHEDIHANL; the protein is encoded by the exons ACTGAGCTCCTGTAAGGAGGAGATAAAGCACCCCAGCAGACAAGAGCTTTCACCTTCTGACTTCCTGGACAAACTCATGGGGAAAACATCAGGATATGATGCACGGATCAGACCCAACTTCAAAG GTCCGCCTGTGAATGTCACCTGTAATATTTTTATCAACAGCTTTGGTTCAATCACAGAAACAACCATG GACTACAGGCTCAATGTATTTCTACGGCAAAAATGGAATGACCCTCGTCTGGCATACAGTGAATACCCCGATGACTCCCTTGATCTGGATCCATCCATGTTGGACTCTATCTGGAAACCTGATTTATTCTTCGCAAACGAGAAAGGAGCCAATTTCCATGAGGTCACTACTGATAACAAGCTGCTACGGATTTTCCAAGATGGCAGCGTTCTTTACAGTATCAG GCTGACTCTTACCCTGTCTTGCCCTATGGACTTGAAGAATTTCCCAATGGACATTCAGACCTGTACCATGCAGCTTGAAAGCT TTGGTTACACGATGAATGACTTAATCTTTGAGTGGCTGTCTGACAACCCCGTTCAGGTGGCCGATGATCTCACCCTCCCTCAGTTTGTTCTAAAAGAAGAGAAGGATTTGGGCTACTGCACTAAGCACTACAACACAG GTCAGTTCACCTGCATTGAGGTGAAGTTCCACCTGGAACGTCAGATGGGTTACTACTTAATCCAGATGTACATCCCTTCCCTTCTCATCGTTATCCTCTCATGGGTCTCTTTCTGGATAAACATGGATGCTGCACCAGCCAGAGTTGGTCTGGGCATCACCACAGTACTTACAATGACCACACAGAGCTCCGGTTCAAGAGCCTCTTTGCCCAAG GTGTCTTATGTGAAGGCCATTGACATCTGGATGGCAGTGtgccttttgtttgtgtttgctgcCCTTCTGGAGTATGCAGCAGTTAACTTCGTCTCAAGGCAACACAAGGAGTTCATCAGGCTGAGGAAAAAGCAGCGGCAGCAGAGAATA GAGGAGGAACTGGTGAGGGAGAGCCGCGGTTTTTACTTCCGGGGTTATGGCCTGGGTCACTGCCTGCAGACCAAGGATGGCACTGCTGTGGAAGGAGCCAGCGTGTtcaccccaccaccacctccaaTTACCATGTTTGATGGAGAAGTGCTTCACAAGCGTTTCGTGGACCGAGCCAAACGAATTGACACCATATCCAGAGCCGTTTTCCCCCTGAGCTTTCTCATATTTAACATCTTCTACTGGGTCACCTATAAAGTGCTGCGACATGAAGACATCCATGCAAATTTGTAA
- the glra4a gene encoding glycine receptor, alpha 4a isoform X1, whose protein sequence is MLPQVIRILYVLSFCFFQGVFIRLSSCKEEIKHPSRQELSPSDFLDKLMGKTSGYDARIRPNFKGPPVNVTCNIFINSFGSITETTMDYRLNVFLRQKWNDPRLAYSEYPDDSLDLDPSMLDSIWKPDLFFANEKGANFHEVTTDNKLLRIFQDGSVLYSIRLTLTLSCPMDLKNFPMDIQTCTMQLESFGYTMNDLIFEWLSDNPVQVADDLTLPQFVLKEEKDLGYCTKHYNTGQFTCIEVKFHLERQMGYYLIQMYIPSLLIVILSWVSFWINMDAAPARVGLGITTVLTMTTQSSGSRASLPKVSYVKAIDIWMAVCLLFVFAALLEYAAVNFVSRQHKEFIRLRKKQRQQRIASASQPGSVESLRKVNDIPGNNSTYRSLNQHCSACAREEELVRESRGFYFRGYGLGHCLQTKDGTAVEGASVFTPPPPPITMFDGEVLHKRFVDRAKRIDTISRAVFPLSFLIFNIFYWVTYKVLRHEDIHANL, encoded by the exons ACTGAGCTCCTGTAAGGAGGAGATAAAGCACCCCAGCAGACAAGAGCTTTCACCTTCTGACTTCCTGGACAAACTCATGGGGAAAACATCAGGATATGATGCACGGATCAGACCCAACTTCAAAG GTCCGCCTGTGAATGTCACCTGTAATATTTTTATCAACAGCTTTGGTTCAATCACAGAAACAACCATG GACTACAGGCTCAATGTATTTCTACGGCAAAAATGGAATGACCCTCGTCTGGCATACAGTGAATACCCCGATGACTCCCTTGATCTGGATCCATCCATGTTGGACTCTATCTGGAAACCTGATTTATTCTTCGCAAACGAGAAAGGAGCCAATTTCCATGAGGTCACTACTGATAACAAGCTGCTACGGATTTTCCAAGATGGCAGCGTTCTTTACAGTATCAG GCTGACTCTTACCCTGTCTTGCCCTATGGACTTGAAGAATTTCCCAATGGACATTCAGACCTGTACCATGCAGCTTGAAAGCT TTGGTTACACGATGAATGACTTAATCTTTGAGTGGCTGTCTGACAACCCCGTTCAGGTGGCCGATGATCTCACCCTCCCTCAGTTTGTTCTAAAAGAAGAGAAGGATTTGGGCTACTGCACTAAGCACTACAACACAG GTCAGTTCACCTGCATTGAGGTGAAGTTCCACCTGGAACGTCAGATGGGTTACTACTTAATCCAGATGTACATCCCTTCCCTTCTCATCGTTATCCTCTCATGGGTCTCTTTCTGGATAAACATGGATGCTGCACCAGCCAGAGTTGGTCTGGGCATCACCACAGTACTTACAATGACCACACAGAGCTCCGGTTCAAGAGCCTCTTTGCCCAAG GTGTCTTATGTGAAGGCCATTGACATCTGGATGGCAGTGtgccttttgtttgtgtttgctgcCCTTCTGGAGTATGCAGCAGTTAACTTCGTCTCAAGGCAACACAAGGAGTTCATCAGGCTGAGGAAAAAGCAGCGGCAGCAGAGAATA GCATCTGCTAGTCAGCCTGGGAGCGTTGAGTCGTTGCGAAAAGTCAATGACATCCCTGGTAACAACTCAACCTACAGGAGTCTCAATCAGCACTGCAGCGCTTGTGCCAGg GAGGAGGAACTGGTGAGGGAGAGCCGCGGTTTTTACTTCCGGGGTTATGGCCTGGGTCACTGCCTGCAGACCAAGGATGGCACTGCTGTGGAAGGAGCCAGCGTGTtcaccccaccaccacctccaaTTACCATGTTTGATGGAGAAGTGCTTCACAAGCGTTTCGTGGACCGAGCCAAACGAATTGACACCATATCCAGAGCCGTTTTCCCCCTGAGCTTTCTCATATTTAACATCTTCTACTGGGTCACCTATAAAGTGCTGCGACATGAAGACATCCATGCAAATTTGTAA